DNA from Corallococcus soli:
ATGACCCGGAAGCCCGCGCCGGTGAGAGCGCGAATGGTGCCCTTCCAGTACGCGCCGAAGAAGTTCTTGCCGTGCAGCAGGACGACGGTGCGCCCGTTGGCGTTGGCCGTGGGCTTCACGTCCATGTACGCCATGCGCAGCTCCTGGCCCTCCAGCGTGACGGGCAGGAACTGCACGGGGGCGGGGTAGGGGTAGCCCTCCATGCCCAGGCCCAGCGCTTCCGGCGCGCGGCGCGGCTCCTGCGCGTTGGCGGCCGGGGCGGAGAGCAGCAGGGCGGAGAGGAGCAGGGCGGGGACGCGGACGGACATGGGCCTCCTCGGGCACGGTGGGGACGCGGGGGAACGGGGGCGGGGAGGGCGCATTCCCGTCCGGTTCCGGCGCGGTCTGATTCCCTACAGCGCCCCGCCCGCCCGCAGGTGGATGCCGTACTCCAGCCAGGCCTTGAGGCAGCACAGCATGTGCATCCAGCCACCCACGTTGCCGTAGGCCGACTTGAACCCCTGGGCGTCCTGCGTCCAGCCAGACTCGCTGATGCGCACCATCGTGTTCCCGGCGTCGAGCGGCTCGAAGAGCATCCGCACCTGGGTGAGGGAGCCGTCCTCCGTGGGCCACTCGAAGACGATGCGCTGGTCCAGGACGACCTCCCGGACGATGACGTCGTGCTCGCCTGGCACCTCCGCGAAGCGCCACTTCACCGTCGTGCCCTCCACGAGCGGCGCGCTGGCGTGCTGGACGAAGTAGGCGCTGAGCTGCTTCGGGTTGACCACCGCGTCGAACACCTGCGCGACCGGCTTCTGGATCTTCAGCTGCACCTGGAACTTCGTCTCCATGGGCGCTCCCTCCTGTTTCCTGGCGCGTTCAGAAATAGGTTATAGAATTATAACATGTCAAGCAGCACC
Protein-coding regions in this window:
- a CDS encoding SRPBCC domain-containing protein, which produces METKFQVQLKIQKPVAQVFDAVVNPKQLSAYFVQHASAPLVEGTTVKWRFAEVPGEHDVIVREVVLDQRIVFEWPTEDGSLTQVRMLFEPLDAGNTMVRISESGWTQDAQGFKSAYGNVGGWMHMLCCLKAWLEYGIHLRAGGAL